The Flavobacterium galactosidilyticum nucleotide sequence TACAAGACAGGTAATATTAACGTTTAGAGAATTGGAATCTCTTACGAGCTTTCTTCTGACCGAATTTCTTACGTTCAACCATTCTTGGATCTCTTGTCAATAAACCTTCTGGTTTCAATATCCCTCTGTTTTCAACATTTACTTCGCACATTGCACGAGCTAATGCCATTCTTACAGCTTCTGCTTGACCAGTTGAACCACCTCCATAAACATTAACTTTAACGTCAAAGTTAGTAGCGTTCTCTGTCATAGACATTGGTTGCATAACTTTGTACTGTAAAGTAGCTGTTGGGAAGTAAGTTGCGAATTCTTTTTTGTTTACAGTGATAACTCCTGTTCCTTCTGAAACATATACACGTGCAACAGCGGTTTTTCTTCTACCGATTTTGTGAATAACTCCCATTACTTAAGATCGTTAAGGTTAACTGTTCTCGGTTTTTGAGCGCCTTGTTTGTGCTCAGAACCTACAACAACATTTAAATTTCTGAAAAGTTCAGCTCCTAATTTGTTTTTAGGTAACATTCCTTTTACTGCTCTTTCTACTAATAATGCAGGGTTTTTTGATTGCAATACTTTAGCAGTTAAAGTTCTTTGTCCTCCTGGATAACCTGTGTGACGGATGTAAGTCTTCTCGTCCATTTTGTTTCCTGTAAGGTTGATTTTTTCTGAGTTGATAACGATTACGTTATCTCCACAGTCAACATGTGGTGTATAACTTGCTTTGTATTTACCTCTAAGGATCATTGCGATCTTTGAAGCCATACGTCCTAAGTTATGCCCATCAGCATCAACAACGATCCACTCTTTTTTAACGGTGGCTTTGCTTGCTGATTGTGTCTTGTAGCTTAATGCGTCCATAATATTATTTTAATTAAACATTCCATCCCCAATAAAGGGGTTGCAAAAGTACAATTAATTATTTTAAATGCAAATACCTTAAAAGATTATTTTTTACTTGTTTTAGTGCTGATTATCAAATGTATATTTAAAATATGTTTCTCTGTTCCAATTTAGGATTGAAGCAATTCGAATAATGTCTGCGTGATAGTAGAATAATTATTTAATTTTATTGAGTTTTTCTCAATTTTAACATCGAAATTATATATTATAATTGCTATTTTTGTCTATTGCATAAATATTATTCTTAATAGTACTATATTATGCCTTGTTACATATCATCAATTACAATAAATTTTCTTTATGAAAGCTAAAGCTACGTTAAAACAAATCGCAAAAGAACTTAATGTTTCTGTTTCAACAGTTTCAAAAGCACTAAATGATAGTCCGGAGATTAGTGAGTTAACTAAAGTTAAAATCAAAGAATATGCAAAACTTAAAAATTACAAACCCAATGTTATTGGTCTGAATCTTAAAAACAGAAAAACAAAAACCATTGGAGTTATTATTCCCAATATATTAAATTCTTTTTTTGCCAAAGTATTTAGTGGAATCGAAAAAGTAGCCGACGAAAAAGGCTATAATGTTATTATGTGTATTTCTAATGAGTCTCTAAAAAAAGAAATGCATACACTTGAGATGCTTAGTAATGGAACTATTGATGGTTTTATTGTCTCCGTTTCAGAAGAAGCTCAAAAAAAGCATCAGTACGACCATTTTTCTACTATAATTAATGATGGAACTCCTATTGTCATGTTTGATCGCATTGCCGAAGATATCGATTGTGATAAAGTTATAGTTGATGATTTTGATTCTGCTTTAGATTCGACGCAACATTTAATTAATCTAGGTTGTAAAAATATAGCCTTATTGTCTTCTATAGATAATTTAAGTGTTGGGAAATTAAGAGCAGAAGGCTATCTTAAAGCTTTAGAGGTAAATAAAATTGCAATAAAAAATGATATAATCTTAAGGACTGATTCAGAAGATGATTTGAATGAAAAAATAGAAAATTTTAATGATGATAATACTATTGACGGAATTTTTGCTCTGGACGAAACCGACTCAGTTGCTGCGTTAAAATTTGGTCTGAAAAAAGGATATAAAATTCCAGAGGAGCTTTCAATAATAGGTTTTGCAGATGGAATCTTAGCATCCAGAAGATTATCGCCACGACTGACAACAGTAAGTCAGCACGGAATAGAAATAGGTGAAGTAGCTGCTAAATTACTAATTGATAGACTAGAATCTAAAGAAGAACATATACCTTATGAAACGAAGGTTATTAAAACCAAGTTAAAAGAAAGAGAATCTACAAGAAAGTTGTAAAAAGTAAAAAACCATCGAAATGATGGTTTTTTTTGTGATTACTTTCATTGCTAGGAACGACGCAATGAAATTTAGTTTTAGTCCTTTCTCGTACTGAATTACTGAGCGCTGCCAACTGAATACTCTTTTAATGTGCTTCCAGCCAGTTTTTGCCTACTCCAATTTCTATGTCTAAAGGAACGTCTAGTTTGAAAGCATTTTCCATTTCATGCTTAATCATAGGTTGGATTTTTTCTAATTCTGAATTATGTACATCAAACACAAGTTCATCATGTACCTGTAATAACATTTTTGACTTCCAATTGTCCTCAATTAGTTTTTTATGAATATTGATCATTGCAATTTTGATAATATCAGCAGCTGAACCTTGAATTGGAGCATTTACAGCATTTCGTTCTGCACCACTTTTTACCATCATATTTGCAGAATTAATATCTTTTAAATAACGACGTCTTCCTAAAACGGTTTGTACATAACCATGCTCTCTGGCAAAATCAACTTGGTTTGCCATATACGATTTTAGCTTTGGATACGTTGCATAGTAGGCATCAATCAAATCGGCACTTTCTTTTCTCGAAAGTGAAGTTTGATTAGAAAGTCCAAAGGCGGAAACGCCATATATAATTCCGAAATTTACCGTTTTAGCATTACTTCTTTGTTCTTTAGTGACTTCATCTAATGGAACATTAAAAACTTTAGCTGCGGTGCTTTTATGAATATCTTCTTTATTTTGAAATGCTTTAATCATGTTTTCTTCACCCGATAAAGCAGCGATAATTCTAAGTTCTATTTGAGAATAATCGGCAGAAAGTAAGGTGTAGTTTTCGTCGCGAGCGATAAATGCTTTTCGAATCAATCTTCCTTTTTCTGTTCGAATTGGGATGTTTTGCAAGTTTGGATTGGTAGAACTCAATCGACCTGTAGCTGCAACTGTTTGCATATAATCGGTGTGAACGCGACCTGTTTTTTTGTCCACTTGATTAGGTAACGCATCAATATAGGTGCTTTGTAATTTTACCATTTGGCGCCATTCCAGAATATCACGAACAATTTCGTTGTCATTTGCTAAATAGGATAGTACTTCTTCACCAGTGGCATATTGACCAGTTTTGGTTTTCTTTTGTTTGGCTCCGCCAATTTTCATTTTATCAAAAAGAATATCACCTAATTGTTTTGGAGAAGCTAAGTTAAATTTCTCACCAGCAGTTTCATAGATTTTTTGTTCTAGAGCGTTGCTTTCAGCTGCCATTTCAACAGACATTTTTTTCAAGAAATCCTCATCTAAATTAATGCCTTCTAATTCCATTGCCGCTAAAACTGGAACTAAGGGAATTTCGATTTCATTAAATAATTTTTTAGTTTCGGCTTTATCTAAAATTGGACTAAAAATTTCTTTTAGTTGTAATGTTACATCGGCGTCTTCGGCAGCATATTCCTTAATTTGTTCTAAAGAAGCGTCTTTCATCGATAACTGATTTTTGCCTTTTTTACCAATTAAATCTTCAATGGGTTTTGGTGAATATTTTAAATAAGTTTCACTTAAAACATCCATATTATGTCGCATGTCAGGATTGATTAAGTAATGTGCAATCATCGTGTCAAATAATTTTCCTTTGATTTGAATACCGTATTTAGTCAATACTTTTAAATCATATTTTATATTTTGGCCAATTTTTTCAATGCCTTCGTTTTCAAAGAAAGGTTTGAATTTGTCAGCTAATAGTTGCGCTTCCTCGCGATTTTCAGGGAATGGAATATAAAATGCTTTTCCTTTTTCCCAAGAAAAAGAAATACCAACTAACTCCGCATTTTGAGCGTCAATTCCAGTTGTTTCGGTATCAAAACAAACAGCATTCTGATTGTTTAAGTTTTGTAAAAACAATTTCAAACCTAAATCACCTTGAATACTTTGGTAATTATGATCAGTAGTTTCTAATGTGGCATAAAATGAATTTGTATTTGGCTCATCAGATGTTTCATCAGAAAATCCGAATAAATCAAATTGATCTTCACTTGATTTTTTTGTAGAAACTTTTTTTGCAGGCTGTGGCGTTTCGCTTGACGTTACATTTCCGTTGGTGTCAATCTCGTCATATTCTTTACCTGTTCCAAAATATTTATCGAACTGTGCTTTCATCTGACGAAATTCCAATTCGTTGAATAATTCGTCTGTTTTTTCAACATCAGGTTTTGAAAGCTCAAAATCAGCTGCGTCAAAAGTTACAGGACAATCGAGCAGAATAGTAGCTAGTTTTTTAGACAAGATTCCCAATTCAGCATTGGCTTCAATTTTGTCTTTTATGGCACCTTTTAATTGGTGCGTATTAGCCAGAAGATTTTCCATTGAGCCATATTCTTTCAAGAATTTTTTTGCTGTTTTTTCACCAACTCCTGGTAATCCTGGGATGTTATCGGCAGCATCGCCCATCATTCCTAGAAAATCGATAACTTGTTCTGGTCGATCGATTTCAAATTTTTCTAAAACTTCTGGAATTCCCCAAATTTCGATACCGTTACCCATTCGTGCTGGTTTGTACATGAAAATATTTTCAGAAACCAATTGTGCAAAATCCTTATCAGGAGTTACCATAAACACTTTGAAGTCTTCTTTTTCAGCTTGTTTAGCCAAAGTCCCAATCAAATCATCAGCTTCAAATCCTGCAACTTCAATAATAGGAATATGCATCGCTTTCAATAATTGTTGAATGTATGGAACAGCAATCTTAATAGCTTCAGGTGTTTCGTCACGATGTGCTTTGTATTCTTGGTACATCTCGTAACGGTAGTCGCTTCCGCCTTTGTCAAATGCAACAGCTAGATGATCTGGTTTTTCACGTTTGATGACATCCATCAAGGCATTCATAAATCCCATAATAGCGGAAGTATCCATTCCTCTTGAATTGATTCTTGGGTTTTTTATGAAGGCAAAATAACCGCGGAATATGAGAGCGTAAGCATCAAGAAGGTATAGTCGTTTTTGTTCTGACATGAGTAATGTTTTTGATAGTTTTCAAAAGTACAAA carries:
- the rpsI gene encoding 30S ribosomal protein S9, with product MGVIHKIGRRKTAVARVYVSEGTGVITVNKKEFATYFPTATLQYKVMQPMSMTENATNFDVKVNVYGGGSTGQAEAVRMALARAMCEVNVENRGILKPEGLLTRDPRMVERKKFGQKKARKRFQFSKR
- the rplM gene encoding 50S ribosomal protein L13 gives rise to the protein MDALSYKTQSASKATVKKEWIVVDADGHNLGRMASKIAMILRGKYKASYTPHVDCGDNVIVINSEKINLTGNKMDEKTYIRHTGYPGGQRTLTAKVLQSKNPALLVERAVKGMLPKNKLGAELFRNLNVVVGSEHKQGAQKPRTVNLNDLK
- a CDS encoding LacI family DNA-binding transcriptional regulator, which translates into the protein MKAKATLKQIAKELNVSVSTVSKALNDSPEISELTKVKIKEYAKLKNYKPNVIGLNLKNRKTKTIGVIIPNILNSFFAKVFSGIEKVADEKGYNVIMCISNESLKKEMHTLEMLSNGTIDGFIVSVSEEAQKKHQYDHFSTIINDGTPIVMFDRIAEDIDCDKVIVDDFDSALDSTQHLINLGCKNIALLSSIDNLSVGKLRAEGYLKALEVNKIAIKNDIILRTDSEDDLNEKIENFNDDNTIDGIFALDETDSVAALKFGLKKGYKIPEELSIIGFADGILASRRLSPRLTTVSQHGIEIGEVAAKLLIDRLESKEEHIPYETKVIKTKLKERESTRKL
- the polA gene encoding DNA polymerase I → MSEQKRLYLLDAYALIFRGYFAFIKNPRINSRGMDTSAIMGFMNALMDVIKREKPDHLAVAFDKGGSDYRYEMYQEYKAHRDETPEAIKIAVPYIQQLLKAMHIPIIEVAGFEADDLIGTLAKQAEKEDFKVFMVTPDKDFAQLVSENIFMYKPARMGNGIEIWGIPEVLEKFEIDRPEQVIDFLGMMGDAADNIPGLPGVGEKTAKKFLKEYGSMENLLANTHQLKGAIKDKIEANAELGILSKKLATILLDCPVTFDAADFELSKPDVEKTDELFNELEFRQMKAQFDKYFGTGKEYDEIDTNGNVTSSETPQPAKKVSTKKSSEDQFDLFGFSDETSDEPNTNSFYATLETTDHNYQSIQGDLGLKLFLQNLNNQNAVCFDTETTGIDAQNAELVGISFSWEKGKAFYIPFPENREEAQLLADKFKPFFENEGIEKIGQNIKYDLKVLTKYGIQIKGKLFDTMIAHYLINPDMRHNMDVLSETYLKYSPKPIEDLIGKKGKNQLSMKDASLEQIKEYAAEDADVTLQLKEIFSPILDKAETKKLFNEIEIPLVPVLAAMELEGINLDEDFLKKMSVEMAAESNALEQKIYETAGEKFNLASPKQLGDILFDKMKIGGAKQKKTKTGQYATGEEVLSYLANDNEIVRDILEWRQMVKLQSTYIDALPNQVDKKTGRVHTDYMQTVAATGRLSSTNPNLQNIPIRTEKGRLIRKAFIARDENYTLLSADYSQIELRIIAALSGEENMIKAFQNKEDIHKSTAAKVFNVPLDEVTKEQRSNAKTVNFGIIYGVSAFGLSNQTSLSRKESADLIDAYYATYPKLKSYMANQVDFAREHGYVQTVLGRRRYLKDINSANMMVKSGAERNAVNAPIQGSAADIIKIAMINIHKKLIEDNWKSKMLLQVHDELVFDVHNSELEKIQPMIKHEMENAFKLDVPLDIEIGVGKNWLEAH